The following are encoded in a window of Mustela nigripes isolate SB6536 chromosome 1, MUSNIG.SB6536, whole genome shotgun sequence genomic DNA:
- the LOC132010577 gene encoding PRELI domain-containing protein 2-like, producing the protein MDKNVISVKTVEEKRDVSTGIIYRKRIAVYQNVVPEILRKVSILKVPSIQLEEESWLNPQERNMAIRSHCLTWTQYASMKEESVFRESMENPNWTEFIQRGRISITGAGFLNCILETFASTFLRQGAQKGIRIMEMLLKEQCGAPLAE; encoded by the coding sequence ATGGATAAAAATGTCATCTCTGTGAAAACCgtggaggaaaagagagatgtgTCAACAGGGATCATCTATAGAAAGAGGATTGCAGTCTATCAGAATGTGGTTCCAGAAATTTTAAGGAAGGTGAGCATTTTAAAGGTACCTAGTATCCAATTGGAAGAGGAATCCTGGCTCAATCCTCAGGAGAGAAACATGGCTATTCGGAGTCACTGCCTTACGTGGACACAATATGCATCCATGAAGGAAGAGTCTGTCTTCCGGGAAAGTATGGAAAATCCAAATTGGACGGAGTTTATTCAGAGAGGCAGGATTTCAATTACAGGGGCTGGCTTTCTCAACTGCATTCTGGAAACTTTTGCCAGCACATTCTTAAGACAGGGTGCCCAGAAGGGAATTAGAATAATGGAGATGCTGCTGAAGGAGCAGTGTGGTGCCCCGTTAGCCGAATAA